A section of the Leptospira kobayashii genome encodes:
- a CDS encoding hydroxymethylglutaryl-CoA lyase, whose product MNFVKITEVGPRDGLQNEKAIVPTDAKFEFIQALAKTGLQHIEATSFVKKEWVPQMGDAEELTKLIFGGNPIDPEIQLSSLTPNIKGYEKAVSLGFKEVAVFTASSESFTKKNINKTIDESITAFQEIFQRAKEDKVKVRGYISTVIACPYEGKISPEKTLTVAKKLLEAGVYEISLGETIGVAVPSEVESLLNVLLKEIPSRLLAGHFHDTYGMAISNVKQSLNMGLRSFDSSAGGLGGCPYAKGASGNLATEDLVYFLEREGYHTGVDLDALVNASSLMEKALNRPLLSRTYVAKSKAKESS is encoded by the coding sequence GTGAATTTCGTAAAAATCACAGAAGTAGGTCCGCGAGACGGGCTTCAGAATGAGAAGGCGATTGTTCCCACAGACGCCAAATTTGAATTTATCCAAGCTTTGGCTAAGACAGGCTTGCAACATATTGAAGCCACTTCTTTCGTAAAAAAAGAATGGGTCCCTCAAATGGGAGATGCGGAGGAACTCACCAAACTCATATTTGGTGGAAACCCGATTGATCCTGAAATCCAACTTTCTAGCCTCACCCCCAATATCAAAGGTTATGAAAAAGCGGTTTCACTCGGGTTCAAAGAGGTGGCTGTATTCACTGCTTCCTCCGAATCATTTACCAAAAAAAATATAAATAAGACGATAGACGAATCCATAACCGCCTTTCAGGAAATCTTTCAAAGAGCGAAAGAGGACAAAGTAAAAGTTAGAGGCTATATTTCCACAGTCATCGCGTGTCCTTATGAAGGAAAAATTTCCCCTGAAAAAACACTCACCGTGGCAAAAAAACTTTTGGAAGCGGGTGTTTACGAAATTTCTCTCGGAGAAACCATAGGAGTTGCCGTTCCGAGCGAAGTGGAATCCTTGTTAAACGTTCTTTTGAAAGAAATCCCTTCCCGTCTTTTGGCAGGCCATTTTCACGATACTTACGGAATGGCGATCTCCAACGTAAAACAATCTTTGAATATGGGACTTAGATCTTTCGATTCCTCCGCAGGAGGACTAGGAGGATGCCCTTACGCCAAAGGAGCTTCCGGAAATCTAGCTACGGAAGATCTGGTGTATTTCCTAGAAAGAGAAGGTTATCACACGGGAGTCGATTTGGACGCGCTTGTAAATGCATCGTCTCTTATGGAGAAAGCATTAAACCGTCCTCTTCTTTCCAGAACCTATGTTGCCAAATCCAAAGCAAAAGAATCTTCCTAA
- a CDS encoding TIGR02757 family protein, whose amino-acid sequence MLPNPKQKNLPKELKSALDNAIREYSDIKYLSTDPIIFAHGYKDVKDKEIISLFSALYAYGNVKAIKQFLTPLFENLGPHPYDSINGEDSYFEDTIRKMGYYRFQTKEDNQNFLRAIAGLIRKTIPFNNDKNIGILERYFLDSEDTFDPIPGISRFQEVLQNEVLSLEGTNQISNGLKFLIGEPNSASAKKRICLFLRWMVRSQFPDFAIYKIIRASELPFPLDVHIQRLIKILGISERKTFGMKEAIDVRNFFQKLNPEDPLLYDFYLTRIGMIQKCKGVKIESICSGCKIRSVCKIGSATGN is encoded by the coding sequence ATGTTGCCAAATCCAAAGCAAAAGAATCTTCCTAAGGAATTAAAGTCCGCTCTAGACAACGCCATCCGGGAATACAGTGATATAAAATACCTTTCTACAGATCCCATTATCTTTGCGCACGGATACAAAGATGTTAAGGACAAAGAAATCATCTCCCTCTTCTCCGCCTTATATGCATATGGCAATGTAAAGGCGATCAAACAATTTTTAACTCCCTTGTTTGAAAATTTGGGTCCGCATCCTTACGATTCCATAAACGGGGAAGATTCCTATTTTGAAGATACCATTCGAAAAATGGGATATTATAGATTTCAAACAAAAGAGGACAATCAGAACTTTCTCAGAGCCATCGCCGGATTAATCCGCAAAACAATACCATTTAACAACGATAAGAATATTGGAATTTTAGAAAGATATTTTTTGGATTCGGAAGACACATTTGATCCGATTCCCGGGATCTCCCGCTTCCAGGAAGTGCTGCAAAACGAAGTTCTTTCATTGGAGGGAACAAATCAGATCTCCAACGGCTTGAAATTTTTAATCGGTGAGCCGAATTCCGCCTCCGCGAAAAAAAGAATCTGTTTATTTCTTCGTTGGATGGTGCGGTCACAGTTCCCTGATTTTGCTATCTACAAGATCATCCGTGCGAGTGAGCTCCCCTTTCCATTGGATGTGCATATCCAAAGACTGATTAAGATTTTAGGAATCTCGGAAAGAAAAACATTCGGGATGAAAGAAGCGATTGATGTTCGAAATTTTTTTCAAAAACTAAATCCGGAAGATCCGCTCTTGTATGATTTTTATCTGACTCGAATCGGAATGATTCAGAAATGCAAAGGAGTAAAGATAGAATCCATTTGCTCAGGGTGTAAAATCAGAAGTGTTTGTAAGATTGGTAGTGCCACGGGGAATTGA
- a CDS encoding adenylosuccinate synthase: MPANLVVGAQWGDEGKAKVIDYLSKDTDIIVRYQGGANAGHTVVVGGKKYVFHLVPSGIIYDNTVCVIGNGVVLDPDYFLQECAELEKSGFRVSEKILISDSCHILLPFHRMIDEARELGSSPERKIGTTKKGIGMCYADKMLRMGLRAGDLLDKEGLKKKLEHILDVKNQELVKYYDLEPVRFDEIYQNLLHFTEKMGKNIINTIYYLNSELEKGKRILLEGAQGTGLDIDFGTYPYVTSSNPTTGGALAGSGVNFRHLKDVIGITKAYATRVGEGPFPSEILGEAGDVLRKLGGEYGSTTGRPRRCGWFDVQMIKHSITVNGINSLVLTKIDVLSHYESIPVVIGYELKGKRLDHFPSQGLEDVKPVFADFKGWKDDISGICDFAKLPPTCQSYINKLQELVGTKIGIVSTGPDREHTIIMK; this comes from the coding sequence ATGCCCGCAAATTTAGTGGTTGGTGCCCAATGGGGCGATGAAGGGAAAGCAAAGGTAATAGATTATCTATCCAAAGATACTGATATCATTGTACGTTATCAAGGTGGCGCTAACGCAGGTCATACGGTTGTCGTCGGCGGAAAAAAATATGTTTTTCATTTGGTTCCCTCCGGAATCATTTATGATAATACGGTTTGCGTTATCGGAAACGGAGTTGTCCTCGATCCCGATTATTTTTTACAAGAATGCGCAGAATTGGAAAAAAGCGGTTTCAGAGTTTCTGAAAAAATCTTAATCAGTGATTCCTGTCATATTCTTCTCCCCTTTCATAGAATGATCGATGAAGCAAGAGAGCTCGGTTCCAGTCCCGAAAGAAAGATCGGTACTACAAAAAAAGGAATCGGTATGTGTTATGCGGACAAGATGCTCCGTATGGGTCTTCGTGCGGGAGATCTTCTGGATAAAGAAGGTCTCAAGAAAAAATTAGAACATATCCTGGATGTGAAAAATCAGGAACTGGTGAAATACTACGATTTGGAACCGGTTCGTTTTGATGAAATTTATCAAAACCTGCTTCATTTTACGGAAAAGATGGGTAAAAACATCATCAACACCATCTATTACCTCAATTCGGAATTGGAAAAAGGAAAACGAATTCTCTTGGAAGGGGCACAAGGGACCGGACTGGATATCGATTTCGGAACCTATCCTTACGTAACAAGCTCCAATCCCACGACAGGTGGAGCTTTGGCTGGTTCCGGGGTGAATTTTCGCCACCTAAAGGATGTTATTGGTATCACCAAGGCTTATGCTACCAGAGTAGGAGAAGGTCCCTTTCCTTCCGAGATCTTGGGAGAAGCAGGGGATGTGCTTCGTAAGCTCGGAGGAGAATACGGTTCTACCACTGGCAGACCCAGACGTTGCGGTTGGTTTGATGTTCAAATGATCAAACATTCCATTACCGTAAATGGAATCAATTCCCTCGTTCTTACGAAGATTGACGTATTATCCCATTACGAATCTATCCCTGTAGTTATCGGTTATGAGTTGAAAGGCAAGAGATTGGATCATTTTCCATCTCAAGGACTGGAAGACGTCAAACCGGTGTTTGCTGACTTTAAAGGTTGGAAGGATGATATTTCCGGAATTTGTGATTTTGCCAAATTACCACCAACTTGCCAGAGTTATATTAACAAATTGCAAGAGCTGGTGGGAACAAAAATAGGTATTGTTTCCACAGGGCCAGATCGAGAACACACGATTATAATGAAATAA
- a CDS encoding ATP phosphoribosyltransferase regulatory subunit: MNSAKKLKLAERRWIPDGFHFLGPEETKNRRVLLAGLMQIFENHNYSEITLPSFDYSSSFHSHLGASESASILRARDWDGYELSPSVDITLQVVKGMAARSHWEENQNVYYVGRKIRDHKKRNASRREILQIGGESIGNSSIGNILSQIQILEKLWLFATEKERVSFALGHAGLLSLVTEILGWEEEWEEITAQLLFTKNHTELINLASRKNTDSHSIEILKLFLKPVSFSGFEEFKKTFLSFDFASDQKKKAETYLNEVSALIKEWQKANVSFSGVWDPALIRDVNYYTGIVFQGYREGHSEPVFAGGVYDGLYETYTELKKEACGFALHIDPIEEVFSAKVR; encoded by the coding sequence ATGAATTCAGCAAAAAAATTGAAACTTGCAGAAAGAAGATGGATCCCGGACGGATTCCATTTTTTAGGACCGGAAGAAACAAAGAATAGAAGAGTTCTACTCGCAGGACTCATGCAAATATTCGAAAATCATAATTATTCCGAAATCACTCTACCTTCTTTTGATTATTCATCTTCCTTCCATTCTCACCTGGGAGCTTCCGAATCCGCATCTATTTTGCGCGCTCGTGATTGGGACGGGTATGAGCTTTCTCCCAGCGTAGACATCACCTTGCAGGTGGTAAAGGGCATGGCGGCCCGTTCCCATTGGGAAGAGAACCAAAATGTATATTACGTAGGTAGAAAGATTCGGGACCATAAAAAACGGAATGCTTCCAGAAGAGAGATCCTCCAAATCGGAGGGGAGTCCATAGGAAATAGCAGCATAGGAAACATTCTCTCGCAGATTCAAATCTTAGAAAAACTTTGGTTATTCGCTACTGAAAAAGAAAGGGTTAGTTTTGCTTTAGGTCATGCGGGGCTTCTGTCTCTTGTTACCGAGATTTTGGGTTGGGAAGAAGAGTGGGAAGAAATTACAGCTCAGTTATTATTTACAAAAAATCATACGGAGCTGATCAATCTAGCGAGCCGTAAAAATACGGACTCCCATTCCATTGAAATTTTAAAATTATTTTTAAAGCCTGTTTCTTTTTCCGGATTTGAAGAGTTCAAAAAAACATTTTTGTCTTTTGATTTTGCTTCGGATCAAAAAAAGAAAGCGGAAACTTATCTTAATGAAGTCTCCGCTTTAATCAAGGAATGGCAAAAAGCGAACGTTAGTTTTTCCGGGGTTTGGGACCCGGCATTGATTCGGGATGTGAATTATTATACCGGAATTGTTTTTCAAGGGTATAGGGAAGGTCATTCGGAACCGGTATTTGCCGGAGGAGTTTATGACGGACTTTATGAGACCTATACCGAATTGAAGAAAGAGGCCTGTGGCTTCGCATTACATATAGATCCAATAGAAGAAGTATTTTCGGCAAAGGTAAGGTAG
- a CDS encoding 1-acyl-sn-glycerol-3-phosphate acyltransferase has translation MTEKEATLGRWHKEFFENIHLFMKSGLSQAEAKSILEEFLVLSQATPKPQVMEIFQEPDRLEEIGVYTDIKKEPRDFMLKFLDPIMKKFTVEGAENLKLLNGVIGKFPVTLISNHLSHLDAPAIFTLLYNTGEEGRKIAESLVFIAGRLAFEPDFTRLGLYMFGTLLVCSKKDMADNPSLSDVMTKINMRAFRHSQKLKSEGRIISIFPEGTRSRDGRLMPFVDTVYHYVANQVILPISLEGTDKILPIEGLLFNQAVGKLVIGKPVLVGELTRKEMEHFPSHIEQIQFPGVGDKKQFIIDNLALLVGSNLNKHKHGTYRNLYKGNGKSNSLISLPKTPEENIVIIGSSNMSVAVACVLANKNVKVTIYDPNSEFVKQSNEEKRDVIHYPIYKLPPNIDFSDDPSVFEKATLFVQGTNPWEFDSIFPKIKPYLQNNKSPIANVIKGFTGSKKGLILEDLTDLLGIERDRLAVVSGACYPDQIMERKISGFEVSASSDALIEKIQLLFNTSYVFTRPAINPHDTKGVQLGGALKTIYAVAMGLVEGYFKRELGGNVDNTLFHLSNRFFNEMVSIGVTLGGDQATFNGLSGMTDFMLACFGSDTRDRKYGYDLAHGTRPEKITNGFYGLKVLPNLIHLDEKKHPIVASSYKAVIQNEDFDKIAELLQLQLARL, from the coding sequence ATGACAGAAAAAGAAGCCACATTGGGGCGATGGCACAAAGAATTTTTTGAAAATATTCACTTATTTATGAAATCCGGCCTTTCGCAAGCAGAGGCAAAATCCATCTTAGAAGAGTTTTTAGTTCTTTCCCAAGCAACTCCCAAACCTCAGGTAATGGAGATTTTCCAGGAACCGGACAGATTGGAAGAAATCGGAGTCTACACCGACATCAAAAAGGAACCCAGAGATTTTATGCTGAAATTTCTGGATCCGATCATGAAAAAGTTCACTGTAGAAGGGGCCGAAAACCTCAAATTATTGAACGGAGTCATCGGAAAATTCCCCGTCACCCTGATTTCCAACCACCTCAGCCATCTGGATGCACCTGCCATCTTTACCCTACTCTACAATACCGGCGAGGAAGGAAGAAAGATCGCGGAATCTTTGGTATTCATTGCAGGTCGTCTTGCTTTCGAACCGGACTTCACCCGACTCGGTCTTTATATGTTCGGGACACTTCTAGTATGTTCCAAAAAGGACATGGCGGACAATCCTTCCCTATCGGATGTGATGACCAAAATCAATATGCGTGCTTTCCGACATTCTCAAAAACTTAAATCGGAAGGTAGAATCATCTCCATCTTCCCGGAAGGGACTCGTTCCAGAGACGGAAGATTGATGCCGTTTGTGGACACGGTATATCATTATGTAGCGAATCAAGTGATCCTTCCCATCTCTTTGGAAGGAACCGATAAAATCCTTCCTATTGAAGGGTTATTATTCAATCAGGCGGTGGGAAAACTCGTTATCGGAAAACCGGTATTAGTCGGTGAATTAACAAGAAAGGAGATGGAACATTTTCCGTCACACATAGAACAAATTCAATTTCCGGGAGTCGGAGACAAAAAACAATTCATCATAGACAATCTAGCGCTTCTAGTAGGTTCCAATTTAAACAAACACAAACACGGAACATATCGCAATTTATACAAAGGAAACGGAAAATCAAATTCACTGATCAGCCTGCCGAAGACTCCGGAAGAAAATATAGTGATCATAGGTTCTTCCAATATGTCCGTTGCAGTTGCTTGCGTACTAGCCAATAAGAATGTAAAAGTAACAATCTATGATCCGAATTCGGAATTTGTGAAACAAAGTAATGAGGAAAAAAGAGACGTTATACACTATCCGATTTACAAATTACCGCCAAACATAGATTTTTCGGATGACCCTTCCGTTTTCGAAAAAGCTACTCTTTTCGTTCAGGGAACAAACCCTTGGGAATTCGATTCTATTTTTCCAAAGATCAAACCCTATCTTCAAAATAATAAATCCCCGATTGCCAATGTGATCAAAGGATTCACAGGTTCGAAAAAAGGACTCATCTTGGAAGACCTTACCGATTTGTTGGGAATTGAAAGGGACAGATTGGCAGTGGTATCGGGAGCATGTTACCCTGATCAGATTATGGAAAGAAAGATTTCCGGATTTGAGGTTTCCGCTTCCAGCGATGCTCTCATCGAAAAGATACAATTACTTTTCAATACCAGTTATGTTTTTACAAGACCCGCGATCAATCCTCACGATACGAAAGGAGTTCAGTTGGGCGGCGCCTTGAAAACAATCTACGCCGTAGCGATGGGACTCGTCGAAGGATACTTCAAACGGGAATTAGGTGGAAATGTGGACAATACTTTATTCCATCTTTCCAATCGTTTCTTCAATGAAATGGTATCTATCGGAGTGACTCTCGGAGGCGACCAAGCTACTTTCAACGGACTTTCGGGAATGACCGATTTTATGTTGGCTTGTTTCGGATCGGACACAAGAGACAGAAAGTACGGATATGATCTAGCTCATGGAACAAGGCCTGAAAAAATCACGAACGGTTTTTATGGACTGAAAGTTCTACCGAATTTGATTCATTTGGATGAGAAAAAACATCCTATCGTCGCATCTTCTTATAAGGCAGTGATTCAGAACGAGGATTTTGATAAAATCGCCGAGCTCCTCCAGTTGCAATTGGCTAGATTATAA